The Thermococcus thermotolerans genome contains a region encoding:
- the vapB gene encoding type II toxin-antitoxin system VapB family antitoxin, with product MAIVTVRVPDELKLKMKELNINWSEEIREFIRKRIDEIERKRRIQEALELAKASGSVSRGFAAKSVREDRDSH from the coding sequence ATGGCCATCGTTACCGTCCGCGTTCCCGACGAGCTGAAGCTCAAGATGAAGGAGCTCAACATCAACTGGAGCGAGGAGATAAGGGAGTTCATAAGGAAGCGCATAGATGAGATAGAAAGAAAGAGACGAATACAGGAAGCCTTAGAGCTTGCAAAGGCCAGCGGAAGCGTGAGCAGGGGTTTCGCAGCGAAGTCCGTGAGGGAGGACCGTGATAGTCATTGA